Sequence from the Pedobacter sp. D749 genome:
GGTTTTTCTCTACTTAAGACCTGGCCGATGATAGCCAGTTTAAATTCAAGGCTATATTTAATTTTTCTGCTCATAAAATGCTCCTCTTAAAGTGTCCAACTTTTTGGGGGCAGTCCATCGCTGTGGGCTTTACACTTCAATAAGGTTTATAAACAGAGGTTTCTGCAAGCATGAGCCGTTTTAACCTGCTAGCATCATGGAATCGAGAATCCTCATCAAGCGGTCGTCCTCTCGATCGCAGTGCAGCGTAGTGGAGAGATCTGTGAATTGGCTGTTCCTCACCGCAATCTTGATCTTTAGTTTGAAATATCAAACTATTTTATATTTTTGGTATAGCTATGACCAACTTTCTAAGGCAAGTACACCGGGTATGGTTTCTATTCTGGATACTGTTTTTTTTCGCACTCTTTTATCCCTTTTACTACATTACTTCACGTAATGAAAAATATTACGGTATTTTAAACTTTTTCCGTAAAGCCAATAGTTTCTTATGCAGTTTGTTCTCAGGTGTTTTTTTTCGTTATCAATATGAAGAAAAGCTTAATCCTAAACAAACTTATATTTATTGTGCCAACCATACCTCTAATCTTGATATTATGATTTTTTGCATCATGGGGCATGGTAAATTCCATTTTATGGGAAAAGATGAGTTATTGAATAATCCTGTATTAGGCATTTTTTTTAAAACCATCGATATTTCTGTAAACCGCGACAGTAAGATTTCTGCTTTTAAAGCATTTAAAAAAGCTGGCGAAAACCTTGAAAAGGGGATGAGTCTGGTCATTTTTCCAGAGGGTAAAATTGATGACCATTATCCACCGAAGTTAGGCGAATTTAAAAATGGTCCGTTTCGTTTAGCCATTGATAAAAATATTCCTCTGGTACCTGTGAGTATTACCAATATTTGGAAAATTAATTGGGATGATGGCGCAAAGTATGGAAGTAAGCCGGGAATTTGCGATATTTACGTTCACAAACCCATAAACACCTCAACTTTGGCTGATGTTGATTCTGATGTATTGAAAGAAAGGGTTCACAGTTTGATTGAGAGCAAGTTAATTTAGAATATGAATTTAGACGCAAAAACCATCCATAAAATAGCCGATCTGGCCCGAATTCATATTGATGAAAAGCAGGTGGATACACTGATTCCTGAAATGAATAAAATTTTATCATTCATGGAAAAGTTAAATGAATTGGATACTTCGAATGTAAAACCTTTGGTTTATATGAACGAATCGGTAAATGTTTGGAGGGAAGATGTAGTTAAGCAGGAAATAACTACAGCTGATGGTCTGAAAAATGCAGCAAAGCATACTGACCAATTTTTTATGGTACCAAAAATTATTGAAAAGTAATGGTGTAATCGTCATGCTGACCTGTAGCGCAGCGGAAAGCTACGCAGTAAATTTAATTCAGCATTTTTAAGCTTAACATTTGTGTGGTAATTTTTATCCCTCTTGTAACATCTTACCCTTTACGCTTGTCTAAAAAAGAAAAAACATGGAGAAACCACTCATCACTATAAAAGAAATTGGCCGTAAATATGTTATTGGATCTGAAGTGATTCACGCTTTAAAATCAGTTTCTTTAGATATCAATAAAGGCGAATTCGTAGCATTGATGGGCCCGTCTGGTTCTGGTAAATCAACCCTGATGAATATTTTAGGCTGTTTGGATACGCCGTCAAGCGGAACATATATTTTAAATGGAACGAATGTAAGTCAAATGAGTGATGATGCCTTGGCAGAAGTACGCAACCAGGAAATTGGCTTCGTTTTCCAAACTTTTAACTTATTGCCACGATCAACATCTCTTGATAATGTTGCTTTACCTTTAATTTATGCCGGAACAAGTAAAAAGGATCGGGATGCGAGGGCAGCTAAAGCATTGGAAAATGTTGGTTTAGGCAATCGTATGGATCATAAACCCAATGAACTTTCAGGTGGTCAACGTCAGCGTGTGGCAGTGGCCAGGGCTTTAATCAATAATCCTTCTATTATTCTGGCCGATGAGCCTACCGGTAACTTAGATACCAAAACATCAATAGAAATTATGGGACTGCTTGAAGAAATTCACAGTAAAGGAAATACCATTATTTTGGTTACGCATGAGGAAGATATTGCGCAGCATGCCCACCGCATTGTACGTATGCGCGATGGTTTGATTGAAAATGATTATTTAAACACTGATATAAAAAATGTATCTCCACGCTTGCAGGCATTGAAAGATAACGGCAGCGATTGGGAGAAAATAAACTAGCATTAAGGTGTAAGGCTTAGGGCGTAAGGTTTAAGGCTTTTAAAACCCTATACCTTAAACCTTTTGCCTTTAACCTTTCTAAATGAAAATCTACACTAAAACTGGCGATAAGGGCCAAACATCACTTATTGGTGGTACGCGTGTACCTAAATATCATTTACGTATCGAAACCTATGGTACTGTTGACGAGTTAAATTCGCACATCGGTTTAATTATGTGTCAGGATATTGAGGCGTACGACCAGAAACTGCTAAAAGAGATTCAGGATAGGTTATTTACCATTGGTTCATCGCTGGCTGCAGACCCGGAAACATCTAAAATGAAGATCCCCGATCTGCACGATACTGATATTACCCTGTTGGAAAATGAGATGGACCTGATGAACGAAAAGTTGCCTGCCTTAAAACATTTTGTGTTACCTGGTGGAAATACTGTTGTTTCTTACTGTCATATTGCACGCTGTGTTTGCAGAAGGGCAGAACGTTTGACAGTCGCGCTTGCAGAAAATAGCTTTGTGGATGAGCGGGTAACAGTTTATCTGAACCGTTTAAGTGATTATTTATTCGTTTTGGCACGAAAACTGACAGTCTATTTTGAAGCTGAAGAAAACATTTGGATTCCTCGGGTATAATAGTGGAAAAATAAGTTTGTTTTGCTCAAAAATTTTAATATACTTTGCGCAATAATAAGAATAGGAATTTAATTGAATTGACGATATGTATTGGACATTAGAATTAGCATCGCACTTGGAAGACGCACCATGGCCTGCAACTAAAGACGAATTAATTGATTATGGTATCCGCTCTGGTGCCCCGGTAGAAGTAATTGAAAACTTACAGGCATTAGAAGATGATGGCGAGCCTTATGAAACTATTGAGGAAATTTGGCCTGACTACCCAACTAAAGAAGATTTCTTCTTTAACGAGGACGAATACTAGGATTTTAAAACAGATAAAAGAACCTTTCAGTAAAACTGGAAGGTTTTTTTGTTTATTATTTTAATGGTGTAAATCAGTTGGATAAGCAAAATATTTACATTTTTTAAACAAAATCTAAAAGCCGTGTGTTAATAATGCAAAATGTAACTTACTAAAAAAATTAACACTATGGGAAATTTATTGTATTTAGTCGCAGTAGTATTGGTAATACTATGGGTGATCGGATTTGTATTTCATGGCTTCGGCGATGTTGGTGGTATCATCCACGTATTATTGGTAATCGCAGTAATTGCCATCTTATTAAAAGTAATTGGCAGGGCGGCGTAAAAATATATCGCACCGACATTCATTCGTTCAGAAGTAGGGAACACTTTGAAAATAGATGGATTAAAAAAAGGAGTTTCATTTTTGGAACTCCTTTTTTTTGCGATCATCATTCTAGTTCCTACAAGTTAAAAATATTGTTATCAATTGGATTGTATCTACTGCATGGTCACGTATTTTTTATATAATAGACCCTGAAATGAATTACCTTTGGTAGACCGCTAAAGTTCTGCTATTAATGACAGATTTAAAAAATCGCCGTCATTTCGACTGAAGCGCAGCGAAATGGAGAAATCTTTAACATAGTTCAAAGATTTCTCCACTACGGTCGAAATGACGATACTTTGGAGCTGTTTATCTCCTTAAAATCCACTATTATTTATATTGATTTTTACAAAATAAATTATTCACCGTGGTTAGGGCAAGTGTTTAAAATAACAGCAGAACTTCTCTTTAAGGGTATGCTTTTTCGAACTTAAACTTTAACTCTTCAATAACAGTTCTGCCAGCTCAAGATCAATTGGGTAGGTGATTTTAATATTTCCTCTTTCTCCTTCAATGATATTAATCTCATACCCGATAGATTCTACCACACTTGCATCGTCGGTGAAATGAGCTTTAAACTCCTGGTTGTAGGCTTCTTTAAGAATATGATGACTAAAAGTTTGAGGTGTTTGAACCAGAAAGATTTCATCACGATTTAATGCCGTTGTTTTGTCGTTTCTAAGCAAGCGTACGCTATCGCTGGATTGTACTGCGGCAATAACATTTCCCTGTAGCTCTGCTGCTTTAAAACAGGCATCTATAAGAGATTTGGAAACGAGTGGACGCACAGCATCGTGAATGGCAACATAACTTTCCTCTTCAATAGCAGAGATTGCATTTTTTACAGAGTAAAAACGTTCTGTTCCGCCGTCAATAACCTGGTGCGGAATATGGAAGTTAAATTCTTCGCATAACCTGGACCAGTAAGCCTGTTGATCTTTGTTTAGAACTAATAAAATTTTAGGTTGAGTATCGCTTTGTGCAAAAGCTTTTATGGTATGCATTAAAACCGGAAGGTTTTTGAGCAGTAGAAATTGTTTTGGGGTTTCTGTTTGCATCCGATTGCCAGAACCGCCTGCTACAATTATAGCGTAGTATTTCATTTTTGAAGATATGAGATGATAGATTTGAGATATGAGACTTGATTTAACTCAAATCTCATATCTCAATACTCAAATCTATATAATTAGCATGGCATCGCCATAGCTGTAAAATTTATATTTTTCTTTTACTGCAACTTCGTAAGCATTCATCACATTCTCATATCCGCCAAATGCACTAACCATCATCAATAAAGTAGATTCCGGGGTGTGGAAATTGGTAATCATTGAGTTAGCAATACTAAAGTCGTAAGGAGGGAAGATGAACTTACTGGTCCAGTCGTTAGCTGCTTTTAAGGTTCTGTTAGCAGAAACAGCCGATTCGATAGCACGCATTGAAGTTGTTCCTACCGCACATATTTTTCTTTTCTCCTCTAAAGCTTTGTTTACAATGTTCGCATCTTTTGGTTCGATGATAAACTGCTCTGAATCCATTTTATGTTTGGTCAGGTCTTCAACCTCAACCGTTCTGAAAGTTCCTAAACCAACATGCAAAGTTACTTCTGCAAATTCTACACCTTTAAGCTCAAGGCGTTTCATTAGCTCACGACTAAAGTGTAAACCAGCAGTTGGAGCTGCTACTGCACCCTCGTGTTTAGCGAAAATAGTTTGATAACGTTCTTTATCCTCGGCGGTAGCTTTACGTTTGATATACTTAGGAAGAGGAGTTTCACCTAAAATTTCAACGTTTTTTCTGAATTCTTCGTCAGTTCCTTCAAATAAGAAACGGATAGTACGACCACGTGATGTGGTATTATCTACAACTTCGGCAACCAATAAATCGTCGTCGCCAAAGTATAATTTATTGCCTACGCGGATTTTACGTGCCGGATCTACTAAAACATCCCATAAACGTAATTCCTTGTTTAATTCACGTAGTAAGAAAACCTCGATGGTTGCACCGGTTTTTTCTTTATTACCATATAAACGGGCTGGGAAAACCTTGGTGTTGTTTAATATCATTACGTCTTTGTCATCGAAATAACCTAAAACGTCTTTGAAAATTTTATGTTCAATTTTACCGCTGTCTTTGTGTAAAACCATCAGGCGAGCTTCATCGCGTTGTTCTGCCGGATTGTTGGCAACTAATGATTCAGGTAAGTTGAATTTGAATTGTGATAATTTCATTCTTGATGAATTTTTTGAGGTGCAAAAATACGAATTTAATTTTTCTTTTTCGTATTTTATCAAACGCAATTTGTGTATATTATGTTTTGAACATTTTAAATCAAATAATACAGTGCGATTAATGCATTGTAGACGTAAAATTAATTAGTTTTGAAGATAAGCTGTAACCTTTTGAGAGGCTTTGCATCTAACCTTTAATTATGATAATCTTTAGGCTAATAGGCGAGAGTTTCCGTTTTGCATTTGATGCATTGCGCCAGAATAAATTACGCACCATGTTATCGCTTTTGGCTATAACAATTGGCATTTTTACCATTATTGCCGTATTTTCTGCAGTAGATACTTTTCGTGGTAAATTGCAGGCCAGTGTAGATAAATTAGGTTCTAACACGATTTATGTTCAAAAATGGCCCTGGAGTTTTGGTGATAATTACCCTTGGTGGAAATATATGAACCGTCCTCAGCCTTCGTTACGCGATTTTGAAGCCCTGCGGGAACGAATTGAAAATGCACAAGGCGTTACCTTCGAAATATCGACCAGCGATAGAACCATCAAATATAGAAGTAGTTCGGTTGAAGGGATTTCAGTATGGGCGGCGTCTCACGATTTTAATAAAACCTGGAATTTCGAGCTTCAGGATGGCCGGTATTTTACTGAAAATGAAAGTAAAAACGGATCTCCGGTTTGTATTTTAGGTTCTGATATCGCCGACGGACTTTTTGATGGAGATGCGGCGGTAGGTAAACAGGTTCAGATTTTAGGAAGAAGATTGACTGTTGTTGGCGTTTTTAAAAAAGAAGGGGAAGATATGTTGGGTACTTCTCTTGATAAAAATGTAAATATTCCCATTGCTTTTGCAAAAGGTATTTTAGATATCCAGAGTGAACGTTATGGTCCGCAAATTACCGTTCGTGGTAAGGATAATGTGAGTTTAGAAGAAGTGGAAAGCGAATTGAAAGGCTTAATGCGCTCCATCCATAGAATTAAACCTGGCCAGGAAGAAGATTTTGCGTTAAATAAAACGACCATTATTTCCAACCAGTTAGATTCGATGTTTAAAATGGTAAATATTGCCGGTTGGGTTATTGGTGGGTTTTCGATTTTGGTTGGTGGTTTTAGTATCGCCAATATCATGTTTGTATCAGTTAAGGAGCGTACTAATATTATCGGTATCCAGAAATCATTGGGTGCGAAAAATTATTTCATCCTGCTTCAATTCATATTCGAATCCATCTCGTTATGTATTTTAGGTGGTTTGCTGGGTTTGTTACTGGTCTTTCTACTCTCGCTGGGGATTGGTGCAGCCACAGATTTCCATATTATATTGGGCTTGAATAATATTGCCTTAGGTATTGGAATATCGATCATTATTGGCACTATCTCTGGCTTTTGGCCTGCATATTCAGCATCAAGATTAGATCCTGTGGAGGCGATTAGAAGTTAATTCAGTTGGCAATTTTTAGTTCGCAATTTGCAGTTATCTGCACTTACCGTAGTGAATAAACCTTATTGAAGTGGAAGCCCGCAGCATAGCGAGGAATATAACGGAAAGAAGGACTGGATTCTCCGATGGGATGCTTGCTTTCATTTTCAAAGTATAAAGAAATACTCTTATGAGGTCTGAATTAAATAAGAAGATTTCTGGCGATAAAATCGCCTTTCTCATTAATCCTCGTTACAAACGAGGACTATAGTAGTTGACAGTTTTTAGTTTTCAGTTGCAATGCCCATTGTTCATAAACCTTATTGCAGTGGAAAGCCCACAGCGTTGGACTGCCCCCAAAAAGTTGGACACTTTAAGAGGAGCATTTTATGAGCAGAAAAATTAAGTATAGCCTGGAATTTAAACTGGCTATCATCGGTCAGGTCTTAAGTAGAGAGAAACCTTTGGATTCAATCTCAAGGGAAAATGGTATCGAACGGCGTATGGTCTATCAGTGGGTACAGTTCTATAAACGTTTTGGAGAGGCCGGACTAATCCCCCAGTCGACAGTCTATTCATTGGAAAACAAACTTGAGGTTATCCGTTACTTTATCTCCAATAAGGTATCTTTGAGGGAGGCATGCCTTCAATTTAACATCAGATGTAACAGTGTCCTATCAAATTGGTTAAGGATATACGAATCTGCTGGCGCCGAGGGGCTGTCTGAAACAACAAGGAAAAAACATCATCCCATGAATCCAAAGATTCCGAAAAAAGCACCTTCCCTCCTGACAGATCATGAACAGGTCCTGGAAGAAAACAATCGTTTACGTGCGGAGGTCGCGTTTTTAAAAAAGTTACGGGCCTTAATCCAGAAAGAAGAATCAAAGAAAAACAAAAAGCGCTGATCATTCACGGATTAAGGAATATGTTTGACCTATCAGTGCTTTTAGGAGTGGCCGGTATGGCGCGGAGTTCATTTTATTACTGTATAAAATGCAGTGGTACAGACGACAAGTATGGAGTGGTCAGGAACCGCCTGAATGCGCTCTACAAGCAGCATAAAGGCAGATATGGCTATAGGCGGATGCTGCTCCAGCTAAAAAAGGAAGGGCACACCATCAACCATAAGACAGTATTGAGGCTTACTGGAGAGATGGGCCTGAAAAGTGCCGTCAGGCTTAAGAGATACAGGTCGTATAAAGCAGAAGAGGGCAAAACAGTCCCCAATATACTCAATAGGGAGTTTAATGTTGACAGGCCGTTTGAAAAATGGGCAACCGATGTCACAGAATTCAATGTAACTGGCAAGAAACTGTATCTCTCTACCATAATTGATATGTTCAATGGAGAGATTATAAGTTATTCGCAATCCCTAAGGCCGGACTTCGAGCAGGTCACCGATATGCTGGACCGGGCATTGAAAAAAAAACCAGGTAATGCCAAACTCATACTGCATTCCGACCAGGGTTGGCAATACAAGATGAAGAGTTATCAGGTTATCCTGCACAAGAATGGAATTACACAGAGCATGTCCAGAAAGGGCAACTGCCTGGATAATGCTGTAATGGAAAACTTTTTTGGTACGCTAAAGTCTGAGATGTTCTACCGCAAAAAATACCTGTCGGTGGAGGAGCTGAAGGGTGATGTTGATGAGTATATTAGTTATTATAACAATAAAAGGATAAGATTGAACTTAAATGGAATGAGCCCGGTTGAATACCGGACACAAGTCTTAAATAATTAATAAGTTTGTCCAACTTTTTGGGGGCAGTCCACGCAGCGAGGACTTGCAACGGAAAGAAGGGCTGAAACCTCCGATGAAATGCTGGCTTTCATTTTCAAATCAAAAATATTATTCTAGTGGTCAGTGAGGAACCAAACACAAAGGGATTTGTTGTTATAGATCTCTCTACTACGCTGTGCTCCTGTCGAGATGACGGCCTGGAGATGGGGAATGCATTCAAGATGATGATCATACTATAGAAAATAAAACCCCTCGCTAAATTTAATAACGAGGGGTTTCTGTTTACATAACTCTTAACTGAAAACAGCCAATTGCAAAAGACTAGGCTAATTTACCTAAAGCTTCTTTAATTCTTCTTAATGCTTCAACTAAACTTTCGTCGGATGCTGCATAAGATAAACGGATGTAGTTATTGTTTCCAAACGAATCGCCACCAACGGTTGCTACGTGGCCAACATTTAATAAATATAGAGCTAAATCTGATGAGTCTTTAATTACGTTTCCATCTGCATCTTTTTTACCAAAGAAAGAACTGATTTCAGGGAAGAAGTAAAATGCCCCATCCGGAAGATTTGTTTTTACCCCTGGGATTTCGTTTAACAAATTGTAAACCAATTCTCTACGACGCAAAAATGCTTCTTTCATTTCCAAAACACTTGCTAAACCTTGCTCGTAAGCAACAATTCCGGCTCTTTGTGCAATAGAACATGTTCCGGAAGTTGTTTGTCCTTGCAATTTATCGTTAGCGGCTGCAATTTCCTTATTGGCTGCAATGTAACCTAATCTCCAGCCTGTCATGGCGAAAGCTTTAGAGAAACCATTAACAATGATTACGCGGTCTTTAATGCTGTCGAATTGAGCAATAGACTCATGTTTATCAACAAAGTTGATGTGCTCATAAATCTCATCAGATAAGATGTAGATATTTGGATGTTTTTCGAACACGGCAACCAGTGCTGCTAATTCTTCTTTGCTGTAAACTGATCCTGTTGGGTTACAAGG
This genomic interval carries:
- a CDS encoding 1-acyl-sn-glycerol-3-phosphate acyltransferase gives rise to the protein MTNFLRQVHRVWFLFWILFFFALFYPFYYITSRNEKYYGILNFFRKANSFLCSLFSGVFFRYQYEEKLNPKQTYIYCANHTSNLDIMIFCIMGHGKFHFMGKDELLNNPVLGIFFKTIDISVNRDSKISAFKAFKKAGENLEKGMSLVIFPEGKIDDHYPPKLGEFKNGPFRLAIDKNIPLVPVSITNIWKINWDDGAKYGSKPGICDIYVHKPINTSTLADVDSDVLKERVHSLIESKLI
- a CDS encoding lmo0937 family membrane protein, with the translated sequence MGNLLYLVAVVLVILWVIGFVFHGFGDVGGIIHVLLVIAVIAILLKVIGRAA
- a CDS encoding cob(I)yrinic acid a,c-diamide adenosyltransferase, whose product is MKIYTKTGDKGQTSLIGGTRVPKYHLRIETYGTVDELNSHIGLIMCQDIEAYDQKLLKEIQDRLFTIGSSLAADPETSKMKIPDLHDTDITLLENEMDLMNEKLPALKHFVLPGGNTVVSYCHIARCVCRRAERLTVALAENSFVDERVTVYLNRLSDYLFVLARKLTVYFEAEENIWIPRV
- a CDS encoding ABC transporter ATP-binding protein gives rise to the protein MEKPLITIKEIGRKYVIGSEVIHALKSVSLDINKGEFVALMGPSGSGKSTLMNILGCLDTPSSGTYILNGTNVSQMSDDALAEVRNQEIGFVFQTFNLLPRSTSLDNVALPLIYAGTSKKDRDARAAKALENVGLGNRMDHKPNELSGGQRQRVAVARALINNPSIILADEPTGNLDTKTSIEIMGLLEEIHSKGNTIILVTHEEDIAQHAHRIVRMRDGLIENDYLNTDIKNVSPRLQALKDNGSDWEKIN
- a CDS encoding 2-C-methyl-D-erythritol 4-phosphate cytidylyltransferase gives rise to the protein MKYYAIIVAGGSGNRMQTETPKQFLLLKNLPVLMHTIKAFAQSDTQPKILLVLNKDQQAYWSRLCEEFNFHIPHQVIDGGTERFYSVKNAISAIEEESYVAIHDAVRPLVSKSLIDACFKAAELQGNVIAAVQSSDSVRLLRNDKTTALNRDEIFLVQTPQTFSHHILKEAYNQEFKAHFTDDASVVESIGYEINIIEGERGNIKITYPIDLELAELLLKS
- a CDS encoding pyridoxal phosphate-dependent aminotransferase, yielding MSTLSKRINNLSESATLKMTKLGRELASKGINIISLSVGEPDFNTPDHVKNAAKQALDENYTRYSPVPGYPDLRQAIVNKLKTENNLDYDISQIVVSTGAKQSLSNVILTLIDPEDEVIIPTPYWVSYSEMVTLAEGKSVFIDTDIESNFKITPAQLEAAITPKSKLFMFSSPCNPTGSVYSKEELAALVAVFEKHPNIYILSDEIYEHINFVDKHESIAQFDSIKDRVIIVNGFSKAFAMTGWRLGYIAANKEIAAANDKLQGQTTSGTCSIAQRAGIVAYEQGLASVLEMKEAFLRRRELVYNLLNEIPGVKTNLPDGAFYFFPEISSFFGKKDADGNVIKDSSDLALYLLNVGHVATVGGDSFGNNNYIRLSYAASDESLVEALRRIKEALGKLA
- a CDS encoding DUF2795 domain-containing protein; translation: MYWTLELASHLEDAPWPATKDELIDYGIRSGAPVEVIENLQALEDDGEPYETIEEIWPDYPTKEDFFFNEDEY
- the queA gene encoding tRNA preQ1(34) S-adenosylmethionine ribosyltransferase-isomerase QueA, with translation MKLSQFKFNLPESLVANNPAEQRDEARLMVLHKDSGKIEHKIFKDVLGYFDDKDVMILNNTKVFPARLYGNKEKTGATIEVFLLRELNKELRLWDVLVDPARKIRVGNKLYFGDDDLLVAEVVDNTTSRGRTIRFLFEGTDEEFRKNVEILGETPLPKYIKRKATAEDKERYQTIFAKHEGAVAAPTAGLHFSRELMKRLELKGVEFAEVTLHVGLGTFRTVEVEDLTKHKMDSEQFIIEPKDANIVNKALEEKRKICAVGTTSMRAIESAVSANRTLKAANDWTSKFIFPPYDFSIANSMITNFHTPESTLLMMVSAFGGYENVMNAYEVAVKEKYKFYSYGDAMLII
- a CDS encoding ABC transporter permease — translated: MIIFRLIGESFRFAFDALRQNKLRTMLSLLAITIGIFTIIAVFSAVDTFRGKLQASVDKLGSNTIYVQKWPWSFGDNYPWWKYMNRPQPSLRDFEALRERIENAQGVTFEISTSDRTIKYRSSSVEGISVWAASHDFNKTWNFELQDGRYFTENESKNGSPVCILGSDIADGLFDGDAAVGKQVQILGRRLTVVGVFKKEGEDMLGTSLDKNVNIPIAFAKGILDIQSERYGPQITVRGKDNVSLEEVESELKGLMRSIHRIKPGQEEDFALNKTTIISNQLDSMFKMVNIAGWVIGGFSILVGGFSIANIMFVSVKERTNIIGIQKSLGAKNYFILLQFIFESISLCILGGLLGLLLVFLLSLGIGAATDFHIILGLNNIALGIGISIIIGTISGFWPAYSASRLDPVEAIRS
- the gatC gene encoding Asp-tRNA(Asn)/Glu-tRNA(Gln) amidotransferase subunit GatC; protein product: MNLDAKTIHKIADLARIHIDEKQVDTLIPEMNKILSFMEKLNELDTSNVKPLVYMNESVNVWREDVVKQEITTADGLKNAAKHTDQFFMVPKIIEK